A stretch of Rhinoderma darwinii isolate aRhiDar2 chromosome 4, aRhiDar2.hap1, whole genome shotgun sequence DNA encodes these proteins:
- the RNF146 gene encoding E3 ubiquitin-protein ligase RNF146 isoform X1 has translation MSGFPPCTTMAGCGEISHTANMLPSNKKLGEACSTGAPSLAVPECAICLQTCVHPVSLPCKHIFCFLCVKGASWLGRRCALCRQEIPEDFLDKPTLLSPEELKSASRGNGEYAWYYEGRNGWWQYDERTSRELEDAFTKGKKNTEMLIAGFLYVADLENMVQYRRNEHGRRRKMKRDIVDIPKKGVAGLRLDCDAANVSPARESSADGADNIATLGASSAPTAVLPVIPHIVIGNQTANPTLPQTDGNTSIDDAFSQLQIGGDQAADRNNIGEGEEGLPQPASRVPPTDAMSDDPESDDNSSQGIQQNVFLQQRHVVIGASGPPPDRPAAANGTQITIVRSRRPDGQCTVTEV, from the exons ATGTCAGGCTTCCCTCCGTGTACAAC GATGGCTGGTTGTGGTGAAATCTCCCACACTGCAAACATGTTGCCCTCAAATAAGAAGCTCGGAGAAGCTTGCTCTACTGGAGCTCCAAGCCTTGCGGTCCCTGAATGTGCTATATGCCTACAAACCTGTGTACACCCCGTCAGTCTCCCTTGCAAGCATATTTTCTGTTTCCTGTGTGTGAAAGGAGCTTCGTGGCTTGGAAGGCGTTGTGCTCTTTGTAGACAAGAGATCCCCGAGGACTTCCTAGACAAACCAACTTTACTGTCGCCTGAAGAACTAAAGTCTGCTAGCAGAGGAAATGGGGAGTATGCCTGGTACTATGAAGGAAGAAATGGTTGGTGGCAGTATGACGAGAGGACGAGCAGAGAGCTTGAAGACGCCTTCACTAAAGGCAAAAAGAATACCGAGATGCTTATCGCTGGCTTTCTTTATGTAGCCGACTTAGAGAACATGGTACAGTACAGACGAAATGAGCATGGACGACGTAGGAAGATGAAAAGGGATATTGTGGACATACCGAAAAAAGGTGTGGCTGGCTTAAGACTAGACTGTGATGCTGCTAATGTAAGTCCTGCAAGGGAAAgctcagcagatggtgcagacaaCATTGCAACACTTGGAGCTTCATCAGCCCCAACTGCTGTTTTACCGGTCATCCCTCACATAGTTATTGGTAACCAGACTGCAAATCCCACCCTTCCACAAACTGATGGCAACACTTCAATTGATGATGCATTCTCCCAACTACAGATCGGAGGAGATCAAGCAGCAGATAGAAATAACATTGGGGAAGGTGAGGAAGGACTGCCACAGCCTGCGAGTAGAGTGCCACCCACTGATGCCAtgtcagatgaccctgaatcagaTGACAACAGCAGCCAGGGGATTCAACAGAATGTATTTCTTCAGCAGAGACACGTGGTAATAGGGGCTTCCGGGCCGCCACCAGACCGTCCAGCTGCAGCTAATGGCACCCAGATTACCATTGTAAGGTCTAGAAGGCCTGATGGACAGTGCACGGTGACAGAGGTCTAA
- the RNF146 gene encoding E3 ubiquitin-protein ligase RNF146 isoform X2 codes for MAGCGEISHTANMLPSNKKLGEACSTGAPSLAVPECAICLQTCVHPVSLPCKHIFCFLCVKGASWLGRRCALCRQEIPEDFLDKPTLLSPEELKSASRGNGEYAWYYEGRNGWWQYDERTSRELEDAFTKGKKNTEMLIAGFLYVADLENMVQYRRNEHGRRRKMKRDIVDIPKKGVAGLRLDCDAANVSPARESSADGADNIATLGASSAPTAVLPVIPHIVIGNQTANPTLPQTDGNTSIDDAFSQLQIGGDQAADRNNIGEGEEGLPQPASRVPPTDAMSDDPESDDNSSQGIQQNVFLQQRHVVIGASGPPPDRPAAANGTQITIVRSRRPDGQCTVTEV; via the coding sequence ATGGCTGGTTGTGGTGAAATCTCCCACACTGCAAACATGTTGCCCTCAAATAAGAAGCTCGGAGAAGCTTGCTCTACTGGAGCTCCAAGCCTTGCGGTCCCTGAATGTGCTATATGCCTACAAACCTGTGTACACCCCGTCAGTCTCCCTTGCAAGCATATTTTCTGTTTCCTGTGTGTGAAAGGAGCTTCGTGGCTTGGAAGGCGTTGTGCTCTTTGTAGACAAGAGATCCCCGAGGACTTCCTAGACAAACCAACTTTACTGTCGCCTGAAGAACTAAAGTCTGCTAGCAGAGGAAATGGGGAGTATGCCTGGTACTATGAAGGAAGAAATGGTTGGTGGCAGTATGACGAGAGGACGAGCAGAGAGCTTGAAGACGCCTTCACTAAAGGCAAAAAGAATACCGAGATGCTTATCGCTGGCTTTCTTTATGTAGCCGACTTAGAGAACATGGTACAGTACAGACGAAATGAGCATGGACGACGTAGGAAGATGAAAAGGGATATTGTGGACATACCGAAAAAAGGTGTGGCTGGCTTAAGACTAGACTGTGATGCTGCTAATGTAAGTCCTGCAAGGGAAAgctcagcagatggtgcagacaaCATTGCAACACTTGGAGCTTCATCAGCCCCAACTGCTGTTTTACCGGTCATCCCTCACATAGTTATTGGTAACCAGACTGCAAATCCCACCCTTCCACAAACTGATGGCAACACTTCAATTGATGATGCATTCTCCCAACTACAGATCGGAGGAGATCAAGCAGCAGATAGAAATAACATTGGGGAAGGTGAGGAAGGACTGCCACAGCCTGCGAGTAGAGTGCCACCCACTGATGCCAtgtcagatgaccctgaatcagaTGACAACAGCAGCCAGGGGATTCAACAGAATGTATTTCTTCAGCAGAGACACGTGGTAATAGGGGCTTCCGGGCCGCCACCAGACCGTCCAGCTGCAGCTAATGGCACCCAGATTACCATTGTAAGGTCTAGAAGGCCTGATGGACAGTGCACGGTGACAGAGGTCTAA